The following proteins are encoded in a genomic region of Leifsonia psychrotolerans:
- a CDS encoding sensor histidine kinase: MIPLPDLLALASIALGATLAVMAASVVVLLGLRRTSIIVQACVVVTSTILAVVLSMIAAANAMFLSAHELSVAANIAVISGALSLMLVAVLGWVVVRNSRALSRDARRIGDGEIVENTGRRVNLELSNLAAELTATSAKLTEAREHEESVQKSRRELIAWISHDLRTPLAGIRAMAEALEDSMVENPPNYYGRIREQAERLSILVDDLFELSKIDAGTFTLTLQSVSLYDVVSDTVADLRPLSRGREIDFHSPPGQDLSVTADPRALSRAVGNLLLNAIQHTPAGSPITVKVEIVDGKASVAVIDRGGGIAESDLAQIFEPGWRGSAARTPHPSASGGAGLGLAIVRGIAAAHRGEVSVCNVPGGCRFDLVIPRDLTSSVRGS; the protein is encoded by the coding sequence ATGATCCCTCTCCCTGATCTGCTCGCCCTCGCCTCGATCGCCTTGGGCGCGACCCTGGCGGTGATGGCAGCAAGTGTCGTAGTGCTGCTCGGGCTCCGCCGCACCTCGATCATCGTGCAGGCGTGCGTTGTCGTGACCTCCACGATCCTTGCGGTGGTGTTGAGCATGATTGCCGCGGCGAACGCAATGTTCCTCTCGGCACATGAGTTGAGCGTCGCCGCGAACATCGCTGTCATCTCCGGCGCGCTCTCCCTCATGCTTGTTGCCGTGCTCGGTTGGGTCGTGGTGCGAAACTCCCGTGCACTCTCACGGGATGCGCGGCGCATCGGCGACGGAGAAATCGTCGAGAACACCGGTCGTCGGGTCAACCTGGAACTCTCCAACCTGGCGGCGGAGCTCACGGCCACGAGTGCGAAGCTGACTGAGGCCCGAGAACACGAGGAATCGGTGCAGAAGTCTCGCCGGGAGCTCATCGCGTGGATCTCCCACGACCTGCGCACCCCGTTGGCGGGTATCAGGGCGATGGCGGAGGCCCTTGAAGACTCGATGGTTGAGAATCCGCCGAACTACTACGGGCGCATCCGGGAGCAGGCCGAGCGGCTTTCAATTTTGGTCGACGACCTTTTCGAACTCTCCAAGATCGATGCCGGCACCTTCACACTCACGTTGCAGAGTGTGTCACTCTATGACGTTGTCAGCGATACCGTCGCCGACCTGCGCCCGCTCTCGCGCGGTCGTGAGATTGACTTTCACTCGCCCCCCGGCCAAGATCTTTCGGTCACGGCCGACCCGAGAGCACTGTCGCGGGCCGTCGGCAATCTGCTCCTCAATGCGATCCAGCACACGCCGGCCGGTTCGCCGATCACGGTCAAAGTGGAGATTGTCGACGGCAAGGCCAGCGTCGCGGTGATCGATCGAGGTGGTGGCATCGCAGAGAGCGATCTGGCCCAGATCTTCGAGCCGGGCTGGCGCGGTTCGGCGGCCCGCACCCCGCACCCGTCCGCCTCCGGTGGGGCGGGACTCGGGCTGGCGATTGTGCGGGGGATTGCGGCCGCCCACAGAGGCGAGGTCAGCGTGTGCAATGTGCCGGGTGGCTGCCGATTCGATCTTGTGATTCCCCGTGATCTCACGTCATCCGTTCGCGGTTCGTAA
- a CDS encoding DoxX family protein translates to MIEPLATHASSALDARSSRVLIAIVRVGVALLWIQNVGWKVPPDFGRASNSGLYYWSGLAVSHPVFPPYSAVVDAVVRPGIEFFGWTTILIEGGLGAFLLIGLATRLWAVIGIAQTIAITLSVLNAPHEWHWSYYLMLLAHIALFATAAGRCYGLDGVLRPSWTASGTRFARLMVRLS, encoded by the coding sequence ATGATCGAGCCGCTCGCGACGCACGCATCCAGCGCTCTGGATGCGCGATCCAGCCGCGTGCTGATCGCAATCGTGAGGGTCGGCGTCGCCCTGCTCTGGATTCAGAACGTGGGGTGGAAGGTGCCGCCCGACTTCGGCAGGGCCAGCAACAGTGGCCTCTACTATTGGAGCGGATTGGCCGTGAGTCACCCGGTCTTTCCGCCATACTCTGCGGTTGTCGACGCCGTCGTGCGCCCCGGCATCGAGTTCTTTGGCTGGACGACGATTCTCATTGAGGGCGGGCTCGGAGCCTTTCTGCTGATCGGCCTCGCCACGCGGCTCTGGGCGGTGATCGGCATCGCCCAGACCATCGCCATCACGCTGTCGGTTCTGAACGCTCCCCACGAATGGCACTGGTCTTACTACCTGATGTTGCTGGCGCACATCGCACTGTTCGCCACCGCCGCTGGTCGTTGCTACGGCCTGGACGGGGTTCTGCGCCCATCGTGGACCGCATCCGGAACCCGATTTGCGCGACTTATGGTGAGGCTCTCATGA
- a CDS encoding Rv1678 family membrane protein, protein MMTRPLANAVLALGIAAVVGSAFALTGGLPPAVHLIEVPGASAWVLLGLGLLAIVASRVRSVALTVVSGAAFVGAALLQLVQLGRSANLLGGNASTMALIGGLGIGLLVVALVARNRPPSDERE, encoded by the coding sequence ATGATGACGCGGCCCCTCGCGAATGCCGTGCTCGCCCTGGGCATCGCCGCTGTCGTCGGCAGTGCGTTCGCACTGACCGGTGGGCTCCCACCGGCGGTCCACCTCATCGAGGTTCCCGGGGCAAGCGCGTGGGTGTTGCTGGGTCTCGGCCTGCTGGCGATCGTGGCGTCGCGGGTGCGCAGTGTGGCGCTCACGGTCGTCAGCGGAGCAGCCTTCGTGGGAGCAGCCCTGCTGCAGCTTGTGCAGCTCGGCCGGTCAGCGAACCTGCTGGGCGGCAACGCGTCGACAATGGCGCTGATCGGCGGTCTCGGAATTGGGCTGCTCGTGGTCGCACTCGTCGCGCGAAATCGGCCGCCCTCGGATGAAAGGGAATGA
- a CDS encoding Rv1680 family SBP-like protein gives MSNPLLVGAVAYTPNVVTIWEGMREYFAGTPSEMDFILFSNYGRQVDALIDGSIDLAWNTNLAWVRTVLQTGGECTAVAARDTDTVFQSVFISHAGAGMKGLASLSGRRLALGSQDSAQAAILPIHFLRKAGLGDSVELLRIDSDVGKHGDTGRSELDALRAVLDERADAAAIGINTWDAIGRDELMPGAFEAFWESPHYSHCNFTALTTQPESRVAPWVDHLLAMDWENPAHRPILEMEGLRQWVRPRMEGYGSLFEAVQEQEVAPRW, from the coding sequence ATGTCGAATCCTCTGCTCGTTGGTGCGGTGGCATATACGCCCAACGTCGTCACCATCTGGGAGGGAATGCGCGAATACTTCGCCGGAACGCCGTCTGAGATGGACTTCATCCTTTTCTCGAACTATGGCCGGCAGGTCGACGCGCTGATCGACGGCAGCATCGACCTGGCTTGGAATACCAACCTTGCCTGGGTGCGCACGGTGCTTCAGACCGGTGGTGAGTGCACGGCCGTCGCCGCGCGCGACACCGACACCGTGTTCCAGTCAGTATTCATCAGTCACGCGGGTGCTGGCATGAAGGGGCTCGCGAGTCTCAGTGGCCGACGGTTGGCGCTCGGCTCCCAAGATTCCGCGCAAGCCGCGATCCTGCCCATCCATTTTCTCCGGAAGGCAGGCCTCGGTGACAGCGTAGAACTGCTGCGCATCGACAGCGATGTGGGCAAACACGGCGACACCGGTCGGAGCGAACTCGATGCGCTGCGCGCGGTGCTCGACGAGCGAGCCGACGCGGCGGCGATCGGCATCAACACCTGGGATGCGATCGGCCGGGACGAGCTGATGCCCGGTGCCTTCGAGGCGTTCTGGGAGTCGCCGCACTACAGTCACTGCAACTTCACGGCACTCACCACGCAGCCCGAGTCCCGTGTCGCTCCCTGGGTTGATCACCTGCTGGCGATGGACTGGGAGAACCCGGCCCACCGCCCCATCCTCGAGATGGAGGGCCTCAGACAGTGGGTGCGACCGCGGATGGAGGGCTACGGGTCGCTTTTTGAGGCGGTTCAGGAGCAGGAAGTGGCGCCCCGATGGTGA
- a CDS encoding Rv1681 family radical SAM protein: MVTGSVVLDLVGRIGAVHTGDTVTVPIEPHDSEESGRIIREWCTRTGNELLEFTGWSATVRRGIRGDPLAGLSADHLPGTRLWMYTNFDCNLACDYCCVRSSPQADRRALGIDRVRQLAAEAVEAGVSELILTGGEPFLLPDLDELVAACTDRLPTTLLTNGMLFNGNRLERLRRMNRDRLTLQISVDSATPEGHDAHRGARSWQRAVAGIRIAHEEGFRVKVAATLPAEQIHELGPFHDFLDSIGIERDDQVIRALAHRGNAEAGIELTVESLIPEVTITADGVYWHPVAADHEDQLVTSQIFPLADAIDEIRRRFIEHRVRANAAAEWFPCA; this comes from the coding sequence ATGGTGACCGGAAGCGTTGTCCTCGATTTGGTCGGCCGCATCGGTGCCGTGCACACCGGCGACACCGTGACCGTTCCGATCGAACCGCACGACAGCGAAGAGAGCGGACGAATCATTCGCGAGTGGTGCACGCGCACCGGCAATGAGCTTCTCGAATTCACGGGGTGGAGCGCGACGGTGCGCCGTGGCATCCGCGGCGACCCCCTCGCCGGTCTCTCGGCGGACCATCTTCCGGGAACCCGGCTGTGGATGTACACCAATTTCGACTGTAATCTGGCCTGCGACTACTGCTGCGTGCGCTCCTCGCCGCAGGCCGACCGGCGTGCGCTCGGCATCGACCGGGTGCGGCAGCTTGCGGCCGAAGCGGTCGAGGCAGGAGTGTCCGAACTCATCCTCACCGGCGGGGAACCGTTCCTGCTTCCCGACCTCGACGAACTCGTCGCCGCGTGCACTGACCGGCTTCCGACCACGCTGCTCACCAACGGGATGCTCTTCAACGGCAACCGGCTTGAACGATTGCGACGGATGAACCGGGATCGTCTCACGCTGCAAATCAGCGTCGACTCCGCCACCCCCGAAGGCCATGACGCGCACCGGGGTGCCCGTTCGTGGCAGCGCGCCGTTGCCGGCATTCGCATCGCCCATGAGGAGGGGTTTCGGGTGAAAGTAGCCGCGACCCTGCCGGCCGAGCAAATTCATGAGCTCGGGCCCTTTCACGACTTCCTTGACTCGATCGGGATCGAGCGCGACGACCAAGTTATTCGGGCCCTCGCCCATCGAGGCAATGCCGAGGCAGGTATCGAGCTCACGGTCGAGTCACTCATCCCGGAGGTCACGATTACAGCGGACGGCGTGTATTGGCATCCTGTCGCTGCCGACCATGAGGACCAACTGGTCACCAGCCAGATATTTCCGCTCGCCGACGCGATCGACGAGATACGCCGCCGTTTCATCGAACACCGGGTGCGCGCCAACGCCGCGGCGGAATGGTTTCCCTGCGCCTGA
- a CDS encoding NAD-dependent epimerase/dehydratase family protein, with amino-acid sequence MTRLLVTGGAGFIGSHIVQAAVARGWSVRVLDSLRPDVHGSRPVLPDAVDLHVGEVADRSALDAALDGIDVVCHQAAKVGLGVDLQDAPDYARSNVLATAELVAGLVRHDVSRVLCASSMVVYGEGMYRGRHGDVRPPSRRSSDLGAGRFDPQDPETGEALDPALLGEDAALDPRNVYAVTKLAEELLLASWAREVGGTLANLRYHNVYGPGMPRNTPYAGVASLFRSAIERGEAPRVFEDGAQRRDFVHVHDVATANIAAVGWSAAQQPGTVRAFNIGSGEVTTILQMATALATNAGAPAPVVTGEFRAGDVRHITASSDRARRELDWQPVVGFAQGMREFATARLRD; translated from the coding sequence ATGACGCGACTGCTCGTCACCGGAGGTGCTGGCTTTATCGGCTCACACATTGTGCAGGCGGCGGTGGCCCGGGGCTGGTCGGTGCGCGTGCTCGATTCACTCCGGCCCGACGTGCACGGCAGCCGGCCGGTGCTGCCCGACGCAGTCGACCTCCACGTCGGGGAGGTGGCAGACCGCTCGGCGCTGGATGCCGCCCTCGACGGCATCGACGTGGTCTGCCACCAGGCGGCCAAAGTCGGGCTCGGCGTCGATCTGCAGGACGCGCCGGACTACGCGCGCTCCAACGTCCTGGCCACGGCGGAGCTGGTCGCAGGACTCGTGCGACACGACGTCAGCCGGGTGCTGTGTGCCTCCTCAATGGTCGTCTACGGCGAGGGCATGTACCGCGGCCGACACGGCGACGTTCGCCCGCCGAGTCGTCGGTCATCCGATCTGGGCGCGGGCCGGTTCGATCCGCAGGATCCGGAGACCGGCGAGGCCCTCGATCCGGCCCTGCTCGGGGAGGACGCTGCCCTCGACCCGCGCAACGTCTATGCGGTGACCAAGCTCGCCGAGGAACTGCTGCTCGCCAGCTGGGCCAGGGAAGTCGGGGGCACTCTCGCCAACCTGCGCTACCACAACGTTTATGGACCCGGGATGCCGCGGAACACGCCGTATGCAGGTGTCGCGTCGCTGTTTCGCTCGGCCATCGAGCGCGGTGAGGCGCCTCGAGTCTTCGAAGACGGCGCACAGCGCCGCGACTTCGTGCACGTGCATGACGTCGCGACGGCTAACATCGCCGCGGTCGGATGGAGCGCCGCGCAACAGCCCGGCACGGTTCGGGCCTTTAACATCGGCAGTGGTGAGGTCACCACAATCCTGCAGATGGCCACCGCGCTGGCAACGAATGCCGGTGCCCCAGCGCCCGTGGTCACCGGGGAATTCCGTGCCGGCGACGTACGGCACATCACGGCGAGCTCGGACCGTGCTCGCCGGGAGTTGGACTGGCAGCCGGTGGTGGGTTTCGCACAGGGCATGCGTGAGTTTGCCACCGCCCGGCTGCGGGACTGA
- a CDS encoding SixA phosphatase family protein: MTEKPSKRLVIMRHAKSDWPDGVSDHDRPLLERGYQEAALAGLWLRDNDVRPDYILCSSAVRTQQTCAGVRAALGAGIPEPVVSEELYAAFPKRMLSVINHVPDSIRTLLVIAHMPGVQELILALASAHSQALAYQQATARFPTSALAVLTVDKPWVELDGQDALLQRFVVPRAE, translated from the coding sequence ATGACTGAGAAACCCTCGAAGCGCCTGGTGATCATGCGTCACGCGAAGTCGGATTGGCCTGACGGAGTCTCAGACCACGATCGACCGCTGCTGGAACGGGGCTATCAAGAAGCGGCATTGGCCGGCCTCTGGCTGCGCGACAATGACGTGCGACCCGACTACATTCTCTGTTCATCGGCGGTGCGCACCCAGCAGACCTGCGCGGGGGTGCGCGCCGCACTCGGTGCCGGCATCCCTGAGCCTGTCGTAAGCGAGGAACTGTATGCGGCTTTCCCGAAACGGATGCTGTCGGTCATCAACCACGTGCCCGACAGTATCCGCACCCTGCTCGTCATTGCCCATATGCCCGGCGTGCAGGAACTGATCCTTGCCCTGGCGTCGGCGCATTCACAGGCGCTCGCTTACCAACAGGCCACTGCGCGCTTTCCGACGAGCGCGCTGGCCGTCTTGACTGTTGACAAGCCGTGGGTCGAGCTCGACGGTCAGGACGCCCTGCTGCAGCGCTTCGTCGTTCCGCGGGCTGAGTAA
- a CDS encoding APC family permease, with protein MADTDVVKPQVPEHQLQADGITAAGSIVMAVAGSAPAYSIAATTATLVAVAGLASPAALLWCGLPMLGIAWAFSYLGRADVNAGASYSWVGRALHPILGFFSGWALVVSATIFMVAGALPAGVMTVALFSPENMGNVPLVTGIGAVWFLIMATCVLVGVRITARAQWIMSSIEVAILVVFAIAAIVHAIVSSHAGPDFSWSWLGFSHFTGTGAFVAAALIAAFYYWGWDVASNLNEETKNGRKASGKGGIIGVIIVFVLFEVFTIATLVILPTKTIDANSGNVLGVLGEAIWPGIGGKILIIAVMLSTIATLETTLIQVTRTLFAMGRDHTIPERFGHAHPKWRTPAFATLVVTGVSVVLFIGSNFLGTVGDILSNAISSIGLQIAFYYALAGIAVVVAYRKVIFTSVKNFIFIGLWPALGALFMVWIFIVSIPSLETIVVIIGIGALALGIIPLVLFWKKGAAYFQRRPLELPDELDAVSPENIDLDAPR; from the coding sequence ATGGCCGACACCGACGTCGTGAAGCCTCAGGTGCCCGAACATCAGCTGCAAGCCGACGGAATCACAGCCGCCGGGTCGATTGTGATGGCGGTCGCCGGCAGCGCTCCCGCCTATTCGATTGCGGCAACGACGGCAACATTGGTTGCCGTTGCCGGACTCGCCAGCCCCGCCGCGCTGCTGTGGTGCGGTCTTCCCATGCTCGGCATCGCCTGGGCGTTTTCCTACCTCGGCCGCGCCGATGTCAACGCCGGCGCCTCCTACTCGTGGGTGGGTCGTGCCCTGCACCCCATCCTGGGCTTCTTCTCGGGCTGGGCGTTGGTGGTCTCGGCCACCATCTTTATGGTGGCCGGTGCGCTTCCCGCCGGGGTCATGACCGTGGCGCTGTTCAGTCCCGAGAACATGGGCAACGTGCCCCTGGTGACCGGGATCGGTGCGGTTTGGTTTCTGATCATGGCTACCTGCGTACTCGTGGGAGTCCGAATCACAGCCCGCGCCCAGTGGATCATGTCGTCGATCGAAGTGGCCATCCTGGTGGTATTCGCCATTGCCGCGATCGTGCACGCCATTGTTTCGAGTCACGCCGGGCCCGACTTCTCCTGGTCCTGGCTCGGCTTCAGCCACTTCACCGGTACCGGCGCATTCGTGGCGGCAGCGCTCATCGCGGCCTTCTACTACTGGGGCTGGGACGTGGCATCCAACCTCAACGAAGAAACGAAGAACGGGCGTAAAGCCTCCGGTAAGGGCGGCATCATCGGTGTGATCATCGTGTTCGTCTTGTTCGAAGTTTTCACGATCGCCACTCTCGTGATTCTGCCCACCAAGACCATCGACGCGAACAGCGGAAACGTTCTGGGCGTGCTCGGCGAGGCGATCTGGCCGGGAATCGGTGGCAAGATCCTGATCATCGCGGTCATGCTCTCGACCATTGCCACTCTCGAGACCACGCTGATCCAAGTCACCCGCACCCTGTTCGCGATGGGCCGTGACCACACCATCCCGGAGCGGTTCGGTCACGCCCACCCGAAGTGGCGCACGCCCGCATTTGCGACTCTGGTCGTGACCGGTGTCTCAGTTGTGCTGTTCATCGGCTCGAACTTCCTCGGCACTGTGGGCGACATCCTGAGCAATGCGATCAGCTCGATCGGCCTGCAGATCGCTTTCTACTACGCCCTGGCCGGCATCGCCGTGGTGGTCGCCTACCGCAAGGTGATCTTCACGTCGGTGAAGAACTTCATCTTCATCGGACTGTGGCCGGCGCTGGGCGCGCTCTTCATGGTCTGGATCTTCATCGTGTCGATTCCGTCGCTCGAGACAATCGTGGTGATCATCGGCATCGGAGCTCTCGCCCTCGGCATCATCCCGCTCGTGCTGTTCTGGAAGAAAGGCGCGGCATACTTCCAGCGGCGTCCGTTGGAACTTCCCGACGAACTCGATGCGGTCTCGCCGGAGAACATTGACCTCGACGCTCCACGCTAG
- the pyrR gene encoding bifunctional pyr operon transcriptional regulator/uracil phosphoribosyltransferase PyrR codes for MMARTVLQQADIIRALTRISHEILESNRGSENLVILGIPTRGVALARRIADTIAQIEPTAAPVAVGTLDVTMYRDDLSHTRTRTPAPTYVPGSVDGKTVVLVDDVLFSGRTIRSALDALGDHGRPRAVRLAVLVDRGHRELPIRADFVGKNLPSSTDERINVHLVETDGDEFVSIESVNDGGVQA; via the coding sequence TTGATGGCGCGTACCGTGCTGCAGCAGGCTGACATTATTCGAGCGTTGACTCGGATCTCGCACGAGATCCTGGAGTCCAATCGTGGCTCAGAGAACCTCGTGATCCTCGGCATTCCGACTCGAGGCGTTGCTCTGGCCCGTCGGATCGCCGACACGATCGCCCAGATCGAGCCGACAGCGGCCCCCGTGGCCGTCGGAACGCTCGATGTGACGATGTACCGCGATGACCTGTCCCACACCCGCACGCGCACACCGGCCCCAACCTATGTACCTGGCAGCGTCGACGGCAAGACCGTCGTACTCGTTGATGACGTCTTGTTCTCCGGCCGCACCATCCGCTCAGCCCTCGACGCACTCGGGGACCACGGTCGGCCGCGCGCTGTGCGTCTGGCCGTGCTCGTCGACCGGGGCCACCGCGAACTCCCCATCCGCGCCGACTTCGTGGGCAAGAACCTGCCGAGCTCGACCGATGAACGCATCAACGTGCACCTGGTTGAGACCGACGGCGACGAGTTCGTCAGTATCGAATCTGTGAACGACGGCGGAGTGCAGGCATGA
- a CDS encoding aspartate carbamoyltransferase catalytic subunit: MRHLLSTQGIDRAAAIHLLDIAEDMADVGQREVKKLPTLRGKTVVNLFFEDSTRTRISFEAAAKRLSADVINFSAKGSSVSKGESLKDTAQTLAAMGADGVVIRHPSSGAPHVLAASGWIDAGIINAGDGTHEHPTQAFLDAFTIRRRLHGAASRGKDLDGVTVTIVGDILHSRVARSNMWLLSSLGAVVTFVAPPTLVPANPSAWPATIGYDLDAAVDADPDVIMMLRIQQERMHAAFFPNSREYSRNWGLDDARFARLRADSIVMHPGPMNRGLEISSAAADSAQSSVLEQVTNGVSVRMAALYLLLSGDREDS, encoded by the coding sequence ATGAGACACCTCCTCTCCACTCAGGGCATCGACCGCGCGGCGGCGATCCACTTGCTTGACATCGCGGAAGACATGGCGGATGTCGGCCAGCGGGAAGTCAAGAAACTGCCGACGCTTCGCGGCAAGACCGTCGTCAACCTCTTCTTCGAAGACTCCACGCGCACCCGCATCTCGTTCGAGGCCGCAGCGAAGCGCCTCTCTGCTGATGTCATCAACTTCAGTGCCAAGGGATCCAGTGTCTCGAAGGGCGAAAGCCTGAAAGACACAGCGCAGACCCTGGCCGCGATGGGAGCGGATGGCGTCGTCATCCGTCATCCGTCATCCGGGGCGCCCCACGTTCTGGCCGCGAGCGGCTGGATCGACGCGGGCATCATCAACGCCGGGGACGGCACGCATGAGCATCCGACCCAGGCGTTTCTCGACGCGTTCACGATTCGCCGCCGCCTCCACGGCGCGGCATCCCGGGGGAAAGACCTCGATGGTGTGACCGTCACGATCGTTGGGGATATTTTGCACTCCCGCGTGGCCCGGTCGAATATGTGGCTGCTCAGCTCGCTCGGCGCCGTCGTCACGTTCGTGGCGCCGCCGACCCTTGTGCCGGCCAACCCGTCGGCCTGGCCGGCCACGATCGGTTACGACCTCGACGCTGCCGTCGACGCCGACCCCGACGTGATCATGATGCTGCGCATCCAGCAGGAGCGCATGCATGCGGCATTCTTCCCCAACAGTCGTGAATATTCGCGTAACTGGGGACTCGATGACGCGCGGTTTGCGCGCCTGCGGGCGGATAGCATTGTGATGCACCCCGGCCCCATGAACCGCGGCTTGGAAATTTCGTCGGCAGCGGCGGATTCCGCTCAGTCGAGCGTGCTCGAGCAAGTAACCAATGGAGTGTCAGTTCGGATGGCGGCACTCTATCTGCTGCTCTCCGGCGATCGGGAGGATTCATAA
- a CDS encoding dihydroorotase, whose product MSNEHERFLIRGATLPDGHRTDLLLADGHILETGTALSAGGATLIDADGLVALPGLVDLHTHLREPGYEQSETVLTGSQAAAVGGFTSVFAMANTSPVQDTAGVVEQVLALGERAGYVRVQPIGAVTVGLQGAALAELGAMANSRAQVRVFSDDGFCVSDPLLMRRALEYVKAFDGVIAQHAQEPRLTEGAQMNEGSISAELGLVGWPAVAEESIIARDVLLAEHVGSRLHVCHVSTAGSVDVIRWAKARGIRVTAEVTPHHLLLTEDLLTGYDARFKVNPPLRRREDTEALRAALADGTIDIVATDHAPHPIEAKDCEWEAAANGMVGLESALSVVHASVVATGLLDWADVARVLSSTPARIGRILGQGQALVTGAVAELTLYDPAVNRIFGTDDLAGKGVNSPYLEMTLPGQVRATFHRGYATVLDGVLRPAAEVAAHAAGMREAGAHHG is encoded by the coding sequence ATGTCGAATGAGCACGAACGGTTTCTGATTCGCGGAGCCACACTGCCCGACGGCCACCGCACCGATCTCCTTCTTGCCGACGGGCACATCCTCGAAACCGGCACTGCGCTGTCTGCCGGTGGCGCCACACTGATTGATGCCGACGGACTCGTTGCCCTGCCCGGCCTCGTCGACCTGCATACCCACCTGCGTGAGCCCGGTTATGAACAGAGTGAGACGGTTCTCACCGGCAGCCAGGCTGCAGCGGTCGGCGGCTTCACCAGCGTCTTCGCCATGGCGAACACGTCGCCGGTGCAAGACACCGCCGGCGTCGTCGAGCAGGTTCTCGCCCTGGGCGAACGTGCCGGCTACGTGAGAGTGCAGCCCATCGGCGCGGTGACAGTCGGCCTGCAGGGCGCAGCCCTCGCCGAACTCGGCGCGATGGCGAACAGCCGCGCCCAGGTGCGTGTCTTCTCTGACGACGGATTCTGCGTCTCCGACCCCCTGCTCATGCGGCGAGCACTCGAATACGTCAAGGCTTTCGACGGCGTGATCGCCCAGCACGCCCAGGAGCCACGCCTCACCGAGGGCGCCCAGATGAACGAGGGCTCCATCTCGGCCGAACTCGGCCTCGTCGGCTGGCCGGCAGTGGCCGAAGAATCGATCATCGCCCGCGATGTCCTGCTCGCCGAGCACGTCGGCTCCCGCCTGCACGTGTGCCATGTCTCGACCGCCGGTTCTGTCGACGTGATCCGCTGGGCCAAGGCCCGCGGCATCCGGGTCACGGCCGAGGTTACGCCGCACCACCTGCTGCTCACCGAAGACCTGCTCACCGGCTATGACGCGCGGTTCAAGGTGAACCCGCCACTGCGTCGCCGGGAAGACACTGAGGCTCTGCGTGCGGCCCTCGCCGACGGCACCATCGACATCGTCGCCACCGACCACGCGCCACACCCGATCGAGGCGAAGGACTGCGAATGGGAGGCGGCGGCCAACGGAATGGTCGGTCTCGAATCAGCACTCTCGGTCGTGCACGCCTCGGTGGTGGCAACCGGATTGCTCGACTGGGCGGATGTCGCCCGAGTGCTCTCCAGCACGCCGGCACGCATCGGACGCATCCTGGGCCAGGGCCAGGCGCTCGTGACCGGTGCGGTCGCCGAACTCACGCTCTACGACCCGGCGGTCAACCGCATCTTCGGTACCGACGATCTGGCGGGCAAGGGCGTCAACTCGCCGTATCTTGAGATGACCCTGCCCGGACAGGTTCGTGCCACGTTTCACCGCGGCTACGCCACGGTGCTCGACGGAGTGCTCCGCCCCGCTGCCGAGGTCGCCGCCCACGCTGCGGGGATGCGCGAAGCGGGAGCCCACCATGGATAA